One stretch of Halobacillus litoralis DNA includes these proteins:
- a CDS encoding PSP1 domain-containing protein — protein MIEVVGVRFKQAGKVYYFDPGGLRMTTDDYVIVETVRGIEFGKVVIANKSIDEEDVVLPLKKVIRMADDKDKVTVDENKDNAAEAYRVCEKKIREHKLDMNLVDVEYTFDRNKVIFYFTADGRVDFRTLVKDLASVFKTRIELRQIGVRDEAKMLGGIGPCGRMLCCSTFLGDFEPVSIKMAKDQNLSLNPAKISGLCGRLMCCLKYENDDYENAKKELPDLGESIATSFGKGKVVGLNMLERMVQIEFRDKERVLEYSLQELIDEGVLQTEASE, from the coding sequence ATGATCGAAGTTGTAGGTGTCCGATTTAAGCAGGCGGGTAAGGTATATTATTTCGATCCGGGGGGACTGCGGATGACGACGGATGATTATGTCATCGTCGAAACCGTACGCGGGATCGAATTCGGAAAAGTTGTCATTGCTAATAAATCCATAGATGAAGAAGACGTTGTTTTACCTCTTAAAAAAGTCATCCGTATGGCAGATGATAAAGATAAAGTAACGGTGGATGAAAACAAAGACAACGCCGCAGAAGCTTACCGGGTTTGCGAGAAGAAAATCCGTGAACATAAATTGGACATGAATCTTGTGGATGTCGAATACACGTTTGATCGTAATAAAGTCATCTTCTACTTTACGGCTGATGGCCGTGTGGACTTCCGTACATTAGTCAAAGATCTTGCGTCTGTCTTTAAGACGAGGATCGAACTGCGCCAAATCGGTGTCAGGGATGAAGCGAAAATGCTCGGGGGGATCGGTCCATGTGGACGGATGCTTTGTTGCTCAACGTTTTTAGGTGATTTCGAACCTGTTTCTATAAAAATGGCCAAGGATCAGAACTTATCCTTGAACCCAGCGAAAATTTCTGGCCTTTGCGGCCGCTTGATGTGTTGTCTCAAGTATGAAAATGATGATTACGAAAATGCGAAGAAAGAGCTTCCTGACCTCGGTGAAAGCATTGCGACATCCTTCGGTAAAGGAAAAGTCGTCGGGCTTAATATGCTGGAGCGTATGGTCCAGATTGAATTCCGAGACAAAGAGCGTGTCCTTGAATACTCTCTGCAAGAGCTGATCGATGAAGGAGTTCTTCAAACCGAAGCCTCAGAATAA
- the holB gene encoding DNA polymerase III subunit delta' → MQTWTQMKDIQPLAAQMLMNSFKKDRISHAYLFQGNRGTGKREMSILFAKSIFCKNREGAEPCQSCRDCHRIDSGNHPDLHWIEPEGQSIKKEQILHLQKEFTYTGLESNRKVYIIVDAEKMTVNASNRLLKFLEEPSQQTTAMLLTENGSTILDTIRSRCQLLAFQPLNPLRIQKKLVEEGVSESNARLLSSLTNNLTEALEMNEDEWFANVRKLVIQLIEVLQNKPNEGLLFINHQWMPHFKERPQLQRGLDVLMLWFQDVINQLLDREESIIFTTEREKLNQAAMRWSRQSAARSLTDILEAKRKINQNVHPNLVMEQLTLQLQR, encoded by the coding sequence ATGCAGACTTGGACACAAATGAAAGACATCCAGCCTCTAGCTGCCCAGATGCTGATGAACAGTTTCAAAAAGGACCGCATTTCACATGCTTATTTATTTCAAGGAAACCGGGGAACGGGTAAGCGGGAGATGAGCATCCTTTTTGCGAAAAGCATCTTTTGCAAAAATAGAGAAGGGGCGGAACCTTGTCAAAGCTGCAGGGACTGCCACAGAATCGATTCAGGGAACCATCCTGATTTGCACTGGATTGAACCTGAGGGACAATCCATTAAAAAAGAACAAATTCTTCATTTGCAAAAAGAATTCACCTATACAGGCTTGGAGTCAAACCGAAAAGTGTACATCATCGTCGATGCAGAAAAAATGACGGTCAATGCTTCGAACCGTTTATTGAAATTTTTAGAGGAGCCGAGCCAGCAGACGACAGCTATGCTGCTGACAGAAAACGGTTCGACCATTCTCGATACCATCAGGTCCCGCTGTCAATTGCTCGCCTTTCAACCTTTGAACCCCTTGCGTATTCAGAAAAAATTGGTCGAAGAAGGCGTCTCTGAATCGAATGCGAGACTTTTGTCATCGTTAACGAATAACTTGACAGAAGCCCTCGAGATGAATGAAGATGAGTGGTTTGCGAATGTGCGAAAACTAGTGATACAATTAATTGAAGTGCTTCAAAATAAACCAAATGAAGGACTTTTGTTTATCAACCATCAGTGGATGCCTCATTTCAAAGAGCGACCGCAGCTGCAGCGTGGTCTGGATGTATTGATGCTCTGGTTTCAAGATGTAATTAACCAACTTTTGGACCGGGAAGAATCGATTATTTTTACGACAGAGAGAGAAAAATTAAACCAGGCAGCGATGCGTTGGTCACGTCAGTCGGCAGCGCGGAGCTTAACGGATATTCTTGAGGCGAAACGAAAGATAAATCAAAATGTCCATCCTAATTTAGTGATGGAACAACTTACCCTTCAACTACAGAGGTGA
- a CDS encoding YaaR family protein, protein MKINQEIRTQMDAAKKQSSHQTNGRPSFDALVQSQSRQLQEAQLNRLMNSITAQGERVARARSFRDLAKYKRLIQDFMKESVQYGMNLKHSHSWNAHGQTRKLTIVESVDEKLSELTEAVMDQEKRTVDLLGLIGEIKGLLINLYT, encoded by the coding sequence ATGAAGATCAATCAAGAAATACGGACACAGATGGATGCGGCAAAAAAACAATCCTCTCATCAGACGAACGGGAGGCCTAGTTTTGATGCGTTGGTCCAGTCCCAATCGCGGCAGCTTCAAGAAGCTCAATTGAATCGGCTGATGAATAGTATAACAGCACAGGGGGAACGGGTGGCAAGGGCTCGGTCCTTCCGTGATTTGGCTAAATATAAGCGTCTCATCCAAGATTTCATGAAAGAATCCGTTCAATATGGAATGAACTTGAAGCATTCTCATAGTTGGAATGCACATGGGCAGACTCGTAAGTTAACGATTGTAGAATCTGTCGATGAGAAGCTGTCTGAACTGACAGAGGCAGTCATGGATCAAGAAAAGCGGACGGTTGACCTGCTTGGACTGATCGGTGAAATCAAAGGGTTGCTCATTAATTTATATACGTAA
- a CDS encoding cyclic-di-AMP receptor produces the protein MKMIIAVVQDKDSNRLTDALAENDFKTTKLSTTGGFLREGNTTFMIGCGDDEVDDALDIIKDNCSQREQMVAPISPMGGNADSYIPKPVKVEVGGATVFILPVDSFFQF, from the coding sequence ATGAAGATGATCATTGCGGTCGTTCAGGATAAAGATAGCAATCGTTTGACAGATGCTTTAGCAGAGAATGATTTTAAAACGACCAAACTATCAACGACAGGTGGATTCTTACGAGAAGGAAATACCACGTTCATGATCGGTTGTGGTGATGATGAAGTCGATGATGCTTTAGATATTATTAAAGATAATTGCAGCCAGCGTGAACAAATGGTTGCTCCTATTTCACCGATGGGTGGAAATGCGGACTCTTACATTCCAAAACCAGTAAAGGTCGAGGTAGGGGGAGCCACAGTATTTATTTTGCCGGTTGATTCCTTTTTTCAGTTTTAA
- the tmk gene encoding dTMP kinase has translation MKGLFVTFEGGDGAGKSSILREIGKELREQGYSVLETREPGGIRIAEKIREVILDPSHTEMDGRTEALLYAAARRQHLVEKVIPALNEGKIVLCDRFVDSSLAYQGVARELGLEEVFKINEFAIDDHMPDLTLLFDIKPERGLERIAANQGREKNRLDLEHIDFHEKVYNAYQRLAVQDKNRIKVIDADQEFESVKKDAYHVLNDYLPS, from the coding sequence GTGAAAGGATTGTTTGTAACATTCGAAGGTGGCGATGGAGCTGGTAAATCCTCTATCCTGCGTGAGATTGGAAAAGAATTGAGAGAGCAAGGGTATTCTGTACTCGAAACGAGAGAACCTGGTGGGATCCGCATCGCGGAAAAGATACGGGAAGTGATCCTTGATCCTTCTCACACAGAAATGGACGGACGTACAGAAGCTCTGCTTTATGCGGCTGCACGCAGGCAGCACCTCGTGGAAAAAGTCATCCCGGCATTAAACGAAGGGAAAATCGTCCTTTGCGACCGGTTTGTGGATTCTAGTCTTGCCTATCAGGGAGTGGCAAGGGAACTTGGCCTGGAGGAAGTTTTTAAAATCAATGAATTCGCAATCGATGACCATATGCCGGATTTGACCTTGTTGTTTGATATCAAGCCTGAAAGAGGGTTGGAGAGGATTGCTGCGAACCAGGGAAGAGAGAAAAACCGTCTTGACCTTGAACACATCGATTTTCATGAAAAAGTCTATAATGCCTACCAACGACTGGCTGTACAAGATAAGAATCGTATCAAAGTCATTGATGCTGATCAGGAGTTTGAATCTGTGAAAAAAGATGCGTACCACGTTTTAAACGATTACCTGCCATCATAA
- a CDS encoding aminotransferase class I/II-fold pyridoxal phosphate-dependent enzyme, whose amino-acid sequence MQRNCHKSVLNALELSGASPVFISPRYEKETGRHSHVSHRDVEQALKDHPESKAVFLTYPDYFGRTYLEKIAEVIHSYRIPLLVDEAHGVHFQLGNSFPKAALTAGADSVAQSAHKMAPAMTMASFLHVQGDRMDLNRVRHYLQMLQSSSPSYPLMASLDVARAYLASWKPSDKENLFDYLEKVKSLFKSYNYWEVRATDDPLKLTLEVRSETGFDWADALDTVGIVPELATTNQVLLVFGLAPSVDLMLLEERLKTLDSQLKKRRNRATIIEDQIQFPVVQKLEYSYSFMQRMDVVRVGWQEAAGYVAAEAIIPYPPGIPLVMKGERLNEQHVAQVHALLSQGARFQNTGMEQGVLVFKGE is encoded by the coding sequence GTGCAGAGAAACTGTCATAAGTCTGTACTGAATGCTCTTGAACTTTCGGGTGCATCCCCTGTATTTATTTCTCCAAGGTACGAAAAAGAAACAGGACGCCATAGTCACGTTTCCCATCGGGATGTCGAGCAAGCATTGAAGGACCACCCTGAAAGTAAAGCCGTGTTTTTGACATATCCGGATTACTTTGGAAGGACATATTTGGAAAAGATTGCAGAAGTCATTCATAGCTACCGTATCCCCTTACTGGTTGATGAGGCTCATGGGGTTCATTTTCAATTGGGAAACTCCTTCCCAAAGGCTGCCTTAACGGCAGGCGCGGATAGTGTGGCCCAGTCTGCCCATAAGATGGCCCCAGCGATGACCATGGCTTCATTCCTTCACGTACAAGGAGACAGAATGGATCTGAACCGGGTTCGTCATTATTTGCAAATGCTCCAGTCGAGCAGTCCTTCCTATCCCCTTATGGCGAGCTTAGACGTGGCAAGGGCCTATTTAGCTTCATGGAAGCCCTCTGATAAGGAAAACTTGTTTGATTACTTAGAAAAAGTGAAGTCCTTGTTCAAGTCGTATAACTATTGGGAAGTAAGAGCTACGGATGATCCGTTGAAGCTTACGTTGGAGGTTCGAAGCGAAACAGGTTTTGACTGGGCGGATGCCTTGGATACCGTGGGAATTGTCCCGGAACTTGCAACAACGAATCAAGTTTTGCTCGTGTTTGGGCTCGCCCCGAGTGTAGATTTGATGCTATTGGAAGAACGGCTCAAGACCTTGGATTCCCAATTAAAAAAGCGAAGAAACCGTGCTACAATAATAGAGGATCAAATCCAATTTCCAGTGGTTCAGAAGCTGGAATACAGCTATTCGTTCATGCAAAGAATGGATGTGGTGAGAGTGGGTTGGCAAGAAGCTGCAGGATATGTGGCAGCAGAAGCCATCATTCCATATCCACCAGGCATTCCTTTAGTCATGAAAGGAGAGCGGTTGAATGAGCAGCACGTAGCTCAGGTGCACGCTTTGTTGAGTCAGGGTGCACGCTTTCAAAATACAGGTATGGAACAAGGTGTTCTTGTTTTTAAAGGAGAATAG
- a CDS encoding sigma factor G inhibitor Gin: MSRKDHCSICERETEKGIYLLRVFICEDCEEEMIDTPADDPKYDYFVKRMAKAHRSMIPS, encoded by the coding sequence GTGAGTCGTAAAGATCATTGCAGTATTTGTGAGAGAGAAACAGAAAAGGGAATTTATCTATTACGAGTTTTTATTTGTGAAGATTGTGAGGAAGAGATGATCGACACACCTGCTGATGACCCGAAATATGATTACTTTGTGAAACGTATGGCCAAAGCCCATCGTTCGATGATTCCGTCTTAA
- a CDS encoding pro-sigmaK processing inhibitor BofA family protein — protein sequence MDPVLVILLLGLAIPLLLIIGMPAKPLKVVGQVMTRLIVAVILLFFVNLFGAQFGLHVPINGFTAVVSAVLGVPGVLSLTAIHFWVI from the coding sequence ATGGATCCGGTACTCGTCATTCTTTTATTAGGACTGGCCATCCCGTTATTACTCATTATAGGCATGCCGGCCAAGCCGTTGAAGGTTGTAGGGCAGGTAATGACCAGGCTGATTGTAGCTGTCATTCTTTTGTTTTTTGTGAACCTGTTCGGTGCCCAATTCGGGTTGCACGTTCCGATCAATGGTTTTACGGCAGTCGTATCAGCTGTACTAGGGGTTCCTGGAGTACTGTCTTTAACAGCAATTCATTTTTGGGTCATCTAA
- a CDS encoding YaaL family protein, whose product MFGRKKTVKKEMDRELLLHIKELKREWETLNTIIEQSIEPSDEGLNDLAVVKAKYFYLLREARFRGINALS is encoded by the coding sequence TTGTTTGGCAGAAAGAAAACAGTGAAAAAAGAAATGGATCGAGAACTCCTCCTTCATATTAAAGAGTTGAAGCGGGAGTGGGAAACTTTAAACACGATCATTGAACAAAGCATCGAACCGAGTGACGAAGGCTTAAATGATTTAGCGGTCGTCAAAGCGAAGTATTTCTACCTATTAAGAGAAGCAAGATTCAGAGGAATCAATGCGTTGTCTTAA
- the recR gene encoding recombination mediator RecR: protein MYYPEPISKLIDSFTKLPGIGPKTAVRLAFFVLEMEEDDVLDFAKSLVNAKRELTHCSICGHITDQDPCSICQDESRDQTLICVVQDPKDVIAMEKMKEFSGKYHVLHGAISPMDGIGPEDINVASLINRLKDEGIEELILATNPNIEGEATAMYISRLVKPSGIRMTRIAHGLPVGGDLEYADEVTLSKALEGRREL, encoded by the coding sequence ATGTATTACCCGGAACCTATATCAAAACTGATCGACAGTTTTACGAAACTGCCAGGAATCGGACCGAAGACGGCTGTTCGCCTGGCTTTTTTCGTTTTAGAAATGGAAGAGGATGATGTCCTCGATTTTGCCAAATCACTAGTCAATGCCAAAAGGGAACTCACTCATTGTTCCATTTGCGGGCACATTACAGACCAGGACCCTTGCTCCATCTGTCAGGATGAATCGAGAGATCAAACGTTGATTTGTGTCGTTCAGGATCCAAAGGATGTCATCGCAATGGAAAAAATGAAAGAATTCAGTGGGAAATATCACGTGCTTCACGGAGCTATTTCGCCTATGGATGGCATCGGTCCAGAAGATATTAACGTAGCAAGCCTGATTAACCGGTTGAAGGATGAGGGAATTGAGGAATTGATTCTCGCAACGAACCCGAACATCGAAGGGGAAGCGACAGCGATGTATATTTCTCGCCTCGTGAAACCTTCTGGTATTCGCATGACGAGAATTGCTCATGGTCTTCCGGTCGGGGGCGATCTTGAATACGCAGACGAAGTGACCCTGTCCAAAGCTCTTGAAGGACGAAGAGAACTTTAG
- a CDS encoding YbaB/EbfC family nucleoid-associated protein — protein sequence MRGGGNMNNMMKQMQKMQKKMMKAQEELYEMTFESSAGGGMVKVTANGKKEITDVAIDEEVVDPDDVEMLQDLIITATNDVLKQVDDKTNDTMGQFTKGMPGGMF from the coding sequence ATGCGTGGTGGAGGAAACATGAATAACATGATGAAACAAATGCAAAAAATGCAGAAGAAAATGATGAAGGCTCAAGAAGAGCTTTATGAAATGACATTCGAATCTTCTGCAGGTGGCGGTATGGTTAAAGTGACCGCGAACGGCAAGAAAGAAATCACCGACGTGGCTATTGATGAAGAGGTCGTTGATCCAGATGATGTAGAAATGCTGCAGGACTTGATCATTACAGCAACAAATGACGTATTGAAGCAAGTGGATGATAAAACGAATGATACTATGGGACAATTCACGAAAGGTATGCCTGGAGGAATGTTCTAG
- the dnaX gene encoding DNA polymerase III subunit gamma/tau has translation MSYQALYRVWRPRNFEGVVGQTHITRTLQNAIEQNKFSHAYLFSGPRGTGKTSAAKIFAKAVNCERSPVKEPCNECDACLGIQDGSISDVIEIDAASNNGVEQIREIRDKVKYAPSAVPYKVYIIDEVHMLSMGAFNALLKTLEEPPKHVIFILATTEPHKIPLTIISRCQRFDFKRISQKAMVERMEKITSVEEIAIAREALEIVALTAEGGMRDALSLLDQAISYSEDEVTIDDVLAVTGSVSQSKLTAVLQALHNQDARAALEAVDDLIQQGKDPGRFVFDLIYYLRDLLLFQSAPDLEHNLERAIPDEAFKSLSGELSPAWIQQAIRELNRCQQEMKWTTSPKVFIEIAMLNMVEVQAGPAQGQPVQSEAVDQLTRKLEGLEKELATLKEKGISATAQPQSAPKKRTPAKSGKKGYNVPYERIRQVLNEASKEDIKNVQGRWADFMEALKRTNAPAHATLLNSKPRAASSKALVLAFRYDIHCSLASEHQKTIEPLLTEFIGKPLTIIPIPEQNWQEIREEYVRKQKQSSDEGSGVEGEESETSSSQAGEEDPLVSEARKLVGDDLIEVQD, from the coding sequence ATGAGCTATCAGGCTTTATATCGCGTATGGCGGCCGCGGAATTTTGAAGGAGTCGTCGGACAAACGCATATTACACGGACACTGCAGAATGCGATTGAGCAGAATAAATTTTCGCATGCGTATTTATTCTCTGGACCGAGGGGGACAGGGAAAACGAGTGCTGCCAAAATTTTCGCTAAAGCCGTCAACTGCGAGCGTTCCCCTGTGAAGGAACCGTGTAATGAATGTGATGCTTGCCTGGGTATTCAGGATGGATCGATCTCAGATGTCATTGAAATTGATGCCGCTTCAAACAATGGCGTCGAGCAAATCAGGGAAATCCGGGACAAGGTGAAATATGCTCCTAGTGCGGTGCCTTACAAAGTGTACATCATCGATGAGGTTCATATGCTTTCCATGGGGGCTTTTAACGCCTTATTGAAAACATTAGAGGAACCTCCAAAGCATGTCATATTCATTCTAGCAACAACGGAGCCTCATAAAATTCCATTGACGATCATATCCAGATGTCAACGATTCGATTTTAAGCGGATTTCGCAAAAAGCAATGGTTGAACGAATGGAAAAAATCACATCGGTTGAAGAAATCGCCATTGCAAGAGAAGCATTGGAGATTGTAGCGCTCACAGCAGAAGGTGGAATGCGTGACGCTTTGAGTCTACTTGATCAGGCGATTTCCTACAGTGAAGATGAAGTGACGATTGACGACGTTCTCGCGGTGACGGGTTCCGTTTCTCAAAGTAAATTAACAGCGGTTTTGCAGGCGCTTCACAACCAGGATGCAAGAGCGGCTCTTGAAGCGGTGGATGACTTGATTCAACAAGGAAAAGATCCAGGCCGCTTTGTTTTCGATCTTATCTATTATTTGAGGGATCTGCTTTTATTCCAGAGTGCTCCAGACCTTGAGCATAATTTGGAAAGAGCGATTCCTGATGAAGCTTTCAAAAGCTTATCCGGCGAATTGTCGCCGGCCTGGATTCAGCAAGCGATCCGCGAGCTGAACCGTTGCCAGCAGGAAATGAAATGGACGACGAGCCCGAAAGTTTTCATAGAAATCGCCATGCTTAATATGGTGGAAGTTCAGGCGGGACCGGCCCAAGGACAGCCGGTTCAATCAGAAGCTGTGGATCAGCTGACAAGAAAGCTTGAAGGCCTTGAAAAGGAGCTTGCCACCCTGAAAGAAAAAGGGATCAGCGCAACGGCACAACCACAGTCGGCCCCGAAGAAGCGGACCCCTGCAAAATCCGGGAAAAAAGGGTATAATGTTCCTTATGAACGTATTCGCCAAGTGTTGAATGAAGCGTCCAAGGAAGATATTAAGAATGTTCAGGGACGCTGGGCGGACTTTATGGAAGCTCTGAAGCGGACGAACGCTCCGGCCCATGCAACACTTTTGAATAGTAAGCCGAGAGCTGCCTCTTCGAAAGCGCTTGTGCTTGCTTTCCGGTATGATATCCATTGTTCATTGGCATCGGAACACCAGAAGACCATTGAGCCATTGCTGACGGAATTCATTGGGAAACCGTTGACGATCATTCCGATCCCTGAACAGAATTGGCAGGAAATCAGGGAAGAATACGTCCGGAAACAGAAACAATCATCTGACGAAGGCTCTGGAGTAGAAGGGGAAGAAAGTGAAACGTCTTCATCCCAAGCAGGCGAAGAGGATCCTTTAGTTTCAGAAGCCCGAAAACTAGTCGGAGATGATTTAATAGAAGTCCAAGATTAA